A window of the Dickeya dianthicola NCPPB 453 genome harbors these coding sequences:
- a CDS encoding DUF1852 domain-containing protein: MNKDVTFTIKSSRFDENYNPSENTRITTNFANLARGENRQQNLRNTLVMIDNRFNTLAYWDNPKGDRYSVELEIISAEMNIHANGDSFPAIEILKTNIIDKKTNQRIEGIVGNNFSSYVRDYDFSVLLPDHNKNQTEFSIPDNFGDLHGNIFKHFVNSNAYKDNFKKAPVICLSVSSKDIYQRTGNQHPVLGIEYQPNSTSLTEQYFAKMGLQVRYFMPQNSVAPLAFYFSGDLLSDYTDLELISTISTMETFQKIYRPEIYNANSPAGQYYQPDLNHQDHSLTTIVYDREERSQLAIEQGKFTEQHFIKPYKTILEQWSAHYAR; the protein is encoded by the coding sequence ATGAATAAAGATGTCACCTTTACGATTAAGAGCAGTCGCTTCGACGAAAATTATAACCCCTCAGAAAATACGCGTATCACGACCAACTTTGCTAATTTAGCCAGAGGGGAGAATCGCCAGCAGAACTTGCGCAACACGTTAGTGATGATTGACAACCGTTTCAATACCCTGGCGTATTGGGACAACCCCAAAGGCGATCGTTATTCTGTCGAACTTGAAATCATTTCTGCTGAGATGAATATTCACGCTAATGGCGATAGCTTCCCGGCGATTGAAATATTAAAAACAAATATTATTGATAAAAAAACCAACCAACGCATTGAAGGCATTGTCGGAAATAATTTCTCTTCTTACGTGCGAGATTATGACTTTAGTGTATTGCTGCCAGATCATAACAAGAACCAAACCGAATTTAGCATTCCGGATAACTTTGGTGATCTGCACGGGAATATATTTAAACATTTCGTAAACTCAAACGCATACAAAGATAATTTCAAAAAAGCACCGGTGATATGTCTCAGCGTTTCGAGTAAAGACATCTATCAGCGGACTGGAAATCAGCATCCGGTATTGGGCATCGAATACCAACCAAATAGCACTTCGTTGACTGAGCAATATTTCGCAAAGATGGGGTTACAGGTTCGCTACTTTATGCCGCAAAATAGCGTGGCACCGTTGGCTTTCTATTTTTCGGGTGATTTACTTAGCGATTACACTGATCTTGAGCTTATCAGTACCATCAGCACGATGGAGACGTTCCAGAAGATTTACCGGCCTGAAATTTACAATGCGAACTCGCCAGCAGGGCAATATTATCAACCAGACCTCAATCACCAGGATCATTCATTAACAACCATTGTTTATGACCGGGAAGAGCGCAGCCAACTGGCGATTGAGCAAGGGAAGTTTACTGAACAGCACTTCATCAAACCCTACAAAACTATTCTTGAGCAGTGGTCTGCTCACTACGCACGTTAA
- a CDS encoding HD domain-containing protein, producing MTQKNKPENFEDLLLGKFLDPIHGVIRITKLEKKIIDHPLFQRLRDIRQNTFLYKVFPSAMHSRFEHSVGVMHLSYEILKNLDLNALIYNRKNEGVDLYLEIKKMPAILIQELRIAALLHDVGHGPLAHQFDSFAIDIKKFKEKCKTEETQKYDKIISLADNEDGKLSHEQVSCIFIKEIIDELKNKAESESDDNDIYKESIKKINADSIIKIVEKKYEFKSEIKGPNIYPLLGSIISSSPIDADRMDYLLRDSYFSGVKYGIYDYGRLLMSFIPVEVENNIYLAYKESGMDSILEFANARSGLYSQVYFHKTNRALSAMLNKACSGSGAVSVISLDTEGKIIDLIKNFYLENPDKKFLEETLKSKLNEDSTKIIDDIVRRNVWKKIYEKKHTFSNVKLSNNTFKECKEEISEKIKTILGSAIIGNEWALDFQIEDNFKDIEESQAKIIKKEINGKYKINELRDCNEVLQPYHHVKFFIRVFVSKATHASYVVKFEQLVKDIEEIVKDKINDIENEKK from the coding sequence ATGACGCAAAAAAACAAACCTGAGAACTTTGAAGACCTGCTTCTGGGGAAGTTTCTAGATCCCATACATGGAGTCATTCGAATAACTAAGCTCGAAAAAAAAATCATTGACCATCCTTTATTTCAAAGGCTAAGAGATATTAGGCAGAATACGTTTTTATATAAAGTATTTCCTTCTGCAATGCATTCTCGTTTTGAGCACTCAGTTGGAGTGATGCATTTATCGTATGAAATATTGAAAAATTTAGATTTGAATGCATTGATTTATAATCGTAAAAATGAGGGCGTTGACCTCTATTTGGAGATTAAAAAAATGCCAGCAATTCTTATTCAGGAACTACGTATTGCAGCTTTGTTACATGATGTTGGGCATGGTCCTCTGGCCCATCAATTTGACAGTTTTGCAATAGACATAAAAAAATTCAAAGAAAAATGCAAGACTGAAGAAACTCAGAAATATGATAAGATCATATCACTAGCTGATAATGAAGACGGAAAATTAAGTCACGAACAAGTGTCATGTATTTTTATCAAGGAAATAATTGATGAATTAAAAAATAAAGCTGAAAGTGAATCTGATGATAACGATATTTATAAAGAAAGCATAAAGAAAATCAACGCAGATAGTATTATAAAAATCGTTGAGAAAAAATATGAATTTAAAAGTGAAATAAAAGGCCCGAATATATATCCTTTGTTGGGTTCAATCATATCATCTTCACCTATAGATGCAGATAGAATGGACTACTTACTTAGAGATAGCTACTTCTCAGGTGTTAAGTACGGGATTTATGATTATGGGCGATTGCTAATGTCGTTTATCCCTGTTGAGGTTGAAAATAATATTTACTTGGCATATAAAGAAAGTGGTATGGATTCAATACTAGAGTTTGCCAATGCAAGAAGTGGTCTTTATAGTCAAGTTTATTTTCATAAAACCAATCGCGCGCTATCTGCCATGCTTAACAAAGCATGTTCTGGCTCAGGCGCTGTTAGTGTTATATCTTTAGATACTGAGGGTAAAATCATTGATTTGATCAAAAATTTTTATCTAGAAAATCCAGACAAGAAGTTTTTAGAGGAGACGCTTAAAAGTAAATTAAATGAAGATTCAACAAAAATAATCGATGATATTGTTAGAAGAAATGTGTGGAAAAAAATATATGAAAAAAAACACACATTTTCCAATGTTAAACTTTCAAATAATACATTCAAGGAGTGCAAAGAGGAAATATCTGAAAAGATCAAAACCATTCTCGGAAGTGCTATAATTGGAAATGAATGGGCCCTTGATTTTCAGATTGAAGATAACTTCAAAGACATTGAGGAAAGCCAGGCTAAAATCATTAAAAAAGAAATAAATGGCAAGTATAAAATAAACGAATTACGTGATTGTAATGAAGTACTTCAACCATATCACCATGTTAAATTCTTTATTCGTGTTTTTGTATCAAAGGCCACTCACGCTTCATATGTTGTAAAGTTCGAACAATTGGTTAAAGATATTGAAGAAATTGTTAAAGATAAAATCAATGATATTGAGAATGAAAAAAAATAA
- a CDS encoding methionine synthase — protein MKTLLPTSTAGSLPKPSWLAQPETLWSPWKLQDEELIEGKKDALSLSLYDQLRAGINIVSDGEQTRQHFVTTFIEHLSGVDFEKRETVRIRNRYDASVPTVVSAVERQKPVFVEDAKFLRQLTQQPIKWALPGPMTMIDTLYDSHYKSREKLAWEFAKILNQEARELEAAGVDIIQFDEPAFNVFFDEVNDWGIAALERAIEGLKCETAVHICYGYGIKANTDWKKTLGSEWRQYEEAFPKLQTSAIDIISLECHNSRVPMDLLELIRGKKVMVGAIDVATNTIETPEEVASTLRKALQFVDADKLYPSTNCGMAPLSRWVASGKLNALSAGADIIRRELSAK, from the coding sequence ATGAAAACATTGCTTCCTACTTCAACTGCCGGCAGTTTGCCCAAACCTTCCTGGCTTGCTCAGCCTGAAACACTGTGGTCCCCCTGGAAATTGCAAGACGAAGAATTGATTGAGGGGAAAAAAGATGCCCTGAGTTTGTCTCTGTATGATCAACTGCGGGCAGGTATTAATATTGTCAGTGATGGCGAGCAAACGCGCCAACACTTTGTCACCACGTTTATTGAACACCTCAGCGGTGTTGATTTTGAGAAACGCGAAACCGTCAGAATTCGTAATCGCTATGATGCGAGCGTGCCGACCGTGGTGAGTGCCGTTGAGCGTCAAAAGCCGGTGTTTGTTGAGGATGCGAAATTTTTACGTCAGCTCACCCAACAACCGATCAAATGGGCCTTACCTGGGCCGATGACGATGATCGATACGCTCTATGATAGCCACTATAAAAGCCGCGAAAAACTGGCCTGGGAATTTGCCAAAATACTCAATCAGGAAGCGAGAGAATTAGAGGCGGCGGGTGTTGATATTATCCAGTTCGATGAACCCGCATTTAATGTTTTCTTTGATGAGGTGAATGACTGGGGGATCGCTGCGTTAGAACGAGCCATTGAAGGGCTGAAATGCGAAACGGCTGTACATATCTGCTATGGCTATGGCATCAAAGCCAATACCGACTGGAAAAAGACGCTGGGCTCAGAGTGGCGACAATATGAAGAAGCGTTTCCCAAACTGCAAACCTCGGCTATCGATATCATCTCACTGGAATGCCATAACTCGCGGGTTCCGATGGATCTGCTTGAACTGATTCGCGGCAAAAAAGTGATGGTCGGCGCCATTGACGTGGCAACCAATACCATTGAGACGCCAGAAGAAGTCGCCAGTACGTTGCGAAAAGCACTTCAGTTTGTCGATGCCGACAAGCTCTATCCTTCCACCAACTGTGGCATGGCCCCTTTATCTCGTTGGGTCGCCAGCGGCAAGCTCAATGCGTTAAGCGCAGGCGCAGACATCATCCGCAGAGAGCTCTCTGCTAAATAA
- a CDS encoding type II toxin-antitoxin system Phd/YefM family antitoxin: protein MKTYTITEARQNIAAVIDTAASGEPVEITRRNGTSAVLIPKAEFEAYQNARLDAEFDFIMQRHGHTVKALADR from the coding sequence ATGAAAACGTACACCATTACTGAAGCCCGGCAAAACATTGCGGCGGTCATCGATACGGCGGCCAGCGGCGAGCCGGTGGAAATTACGCGTCGAAATGGTACGTCGGCCGTACTCATCCCTAAGGCGGAGTTTGAGGCTTATCAGAACGCCAGACTAGACGCTGAATTTGATTTCATCATGCAGCGCCACGGCCACACGGTTAAAGCGCTTGCCGACAGATGA
- a CDS encoding type II toxin-antitoxin system death-on-curing family toxin has translation MKWVSAQDVIAFHDRILQVLPGVAGMADPSRAEALIYRVQNRLYYEDMTDLFELAATYWVTVARGHIFNDGNKRTAFFVTMVFLRRNGVLIADNDNSLEELTVKAATGECQVSELAEQLRQRVEK, from the coding sequence ATGAAATGGGTCAGTGCGCAGGACGTTATCGCCTTTCATGATCGCATCCTGCAGGTGTTGCCAGGAGTTGCTGGTATGGCGGATCCTAGCCGGGCTGAAGCCTTGATTTATCGGGTGCAGAACCGGCTTTATTATGAAGATATGACGGATCTCTTTGAACTGGCAGCGACGTATTGGGTAACTGTTGCGCGGGGTCATATTTTTAATGATGGTAATAAGCGCACCGCTTTTTTCGTCACCATGGTATTTTTACGCCGCAATGGCGTATTAATTGCCGATAACGACAATTCATTGGAAGAGCTTACCGTCAAGGCAGCAACGGGTGAATGTCAGGTGTCGGAACTCGCGGAGCAGTTAAGACAGCGTGTGGAAAAGTAA
- a CDS encoding glutathione S-transferase family protein has translation MLKILGKTTSINVRKVLWTCEEAGLDYVQEDYGSGFASTETDAFRAMNPNAMVPVLIDDKFVLWESNSICRYLARKAGRDDLLPTEAQACANVEHWMDWQATEFNNAWRYVFPALARKNPAYNDQNAIAAGIKEWNHCIGILEQQLQRTGAWAAGETFTLADVVLGLSVNRWKMTPFPHPEVPAIDAWFTRLNQRPAFLRHGNNGMV, from the coding sequence ATGCTCAAAATACTTGGCAAAACGACGTCAATAAATGTGCGCAAAGTGCTCTGGACCTGCGAAGAAGCGGGGTTGGACTATGTTCAGGAAGATTACGGTAGCGGATTTGCCTCGACGGAAACCGATGCATTTCGCGCCATGAACCCGAACGCGATGGTGCCCGTGTTGATTGACGATAAATTCGTGCTGTGGGAATCGAATTCGATTTGCCGCTATCTGGCGCGCAAAGCCGGGCGCGATGACCTGCTCCCCACCGAAGCGCAGGCGTGCGCTAACGTCGAGCACTGGATGGACTGGCAGGCGACCGAGTTTAACAACGCCTGGCGTTATGTCTTCCCGGCTCTGGCGCGCAAGAACCCAGCCTATAACGATCAAAACGCGATTGCCGCAGGCATTAAAGAGTGGAATCACTGTATCGGTATTCTTGAACAACAACTCCAGCGCACCGGTGCATGGGCGGCAGGTGAGACGTTTACGCTGGCCGATGTGGTGCTCGGGCTGTCGGTGAATCGCTGGAAAATGACACCGTTTCCTCACCCTGAAGTCCCTGCCATTGACGCGTGGTTTACACGCTTGAATCAGCGACCGGCATTTTTGCGTCATGGGAATAATGGCATGGTCTAA